The stretch of DNA GGTTAGCGGTATCATCTACTACTACAATCCCAGGCGAATTAGCCAATAACTGGCGCACTTCAGTCAGGTCGAAATCGTGTAAAAACTCTATATTCACCGATTCTGAATGACCACCCATTACCGGGATACGCACTGTTGTAGCAGTAACTTTAATGCTATCATCGCCCATTATTTTTTTGGTCTCCAATATCATCTTCATCTCCTCTTTAGTGTAACCGTTCTCGGTAAATACATCAATCTGCGGTATAACGTTAAGGTCGATAGTGTATGGGTAAGCCTTAGGGCCGTCGATGCCTTTACGTTCGTTAAAAAGCTGGTCAACAGCCTTTACGCCTGTACCCGTTACCGATTGGTAGGTTGATACCACAACACGTTTTATTTTATAAGTATCGTGCAGTGGTTTTAGGGCCACCACCATTTGTATGGTTGAGCAATTTGGGTTAGCAATAATTTTATCTTCGGCTGTTAGCACATCGGCATTTACTTCGGGTACTACCAGTTTTTTGGTAGGGTCCATACGCCATGCCGACGAATTATCAATAACAGTGGTACCGGCAGCGGCAAAAAGCGGGGCTTGCTCTAACGACGCACTGCCACCTGCAGAAAATAATGCTACATCGGGTTTTTGTTTAATCGCATCCTCAACAGAAACTACCT from Inquilinus sp. KBS0705 encodes:
- a CDS encoding aspartate-semialdehyde dehydrogenase, whose product is MKVAVVGVTGLVGTKMLQILEERNFPVTELIPVASAKSIGKQITFKGKQYKVVSVEDAIKQKPDVALFSAGGSASLEQAPLFAAAGTTVIDNSSAWRMDPTKKLVVPEVNADVLTAEDKIIANPNCSTIQMVVALKPLHDTYKIKRVVVSTYQSVTGTGVKAVDQLFNERKGIDGPKAYPYTIDLNVIPQIDVFTENGYTKEEMKMILETKKIMGDDSIKVTATTVRIPVMGGHSESVNIEFLHDFDLTEVRQLLANSPGIVVVDDTANLKYPMPLDAHDKDDVFVGRLRRDETQPNTLNCWIVSDNLRKGAATNAVQIAEYLAAKHLIGQAVEA